A genomic segment from Xyrauchen texanus isolate HMW12.3.18 chromosome 21, RBS_HiC_50CHRs, whole genome shotgun sequence encodes:
- the znf296 gene encoding zinc finger protein 296 produces the protein MSRRKLGSRPQHLRAMQDSTDAPESTVISTSSPSPERTSQPEVGSRDLLTCGQCGQAFPLAHILTFIQHKQGGCGSARAQLQGHTPPSPANQTLRCGQETQVEAGYVELRRMTDRRCEPGVRVDANRAEEPSNFTCQVCQCVFSSAWALLQHAQSTHSLNIYQVEDDSHARTSKPAAMMDPRHLGAALASAFQSSSQWSARPHKHYSSTPSSGAQDLHGLKFSMCLQRLAEVSYSNGGVVPSPSPSPPAALPFPHSTPPHHTAFFCEVCSQGFQSLRSLSAHRRTHACDRPYHCGLCQLTFAQSGELARHMRSHRRPAGQEMSDPTPASTDEDRKLSAQGDNDISNVVGHQVAGMEAGKHPAGNNLILMSSQSRVPDRNLLRYCQPQRDADEEGHGEPQQPSPFGSPSEGSLESGDTGGSGESGIASGNCTPKRPEREDRPQGEWETDREVEAVEMVQDWQRENERRKVTIVGGKKKKEEACEFCGKCFRNSSNLTVHRRSHTGERPYRCGLCSYACAQSSKLTRHMKTHGARGLRAAFQCQLCSVPFTVYATLEKHLKKVHGLTHASAGAYSQSPIADYSIRIEEDSISDKSAVSITTLTESNVDISENLQEEASVDLDEPPTSEETSSIVALGQTTV, from the exons ATGTCCAGGCGCAAACTCGGCAGTAGACCGCAACACCTGAGGGCAAtgcaag ATTCCACAGATGCTCCAGAGTCCACAGTCATATCCACCTCATCACCATCACCTGAGCGAACGTCTCAGCCTGAGGTTGGTAGTCGTGACCTGTTGACTTGTGGCCAGTGTGGTCAGGCGTTCCCTCTGGCCCACATCCTCACCTTTATTCAGCACAAACAGGGTGGATGCGGTAGTGCCAGGGCCCAGCTTCAGGGCCACACCCCTCCCTCTCCAGCTAATCAAACGCTCCGATGTGGCCAGGAAACGCAGGTGGAGGCAGGCTATGTGGAGCTCCGACGGATGACGGACAGGAGATGTGAGCCAGGTGTGAGGGTGGATGCTAACAGAGCTG AGGAGCCATCTAATTTCACCTGCCAGGTGTGTCAGTGTGTATTCTCCAGTGCATGGGCTCTCCTCCAGCATGCTCAGAGCACacattctctcaacatttaccaAGTGGAGGATGACAGTCATGCACGGACATCAAAACCAGCAGCCATGATGGATCCACGTCACCTGGGTGCTGCACTAGCCTCTGCATTCCAATCATCCTCTCAGTGGTCAGCCCGCCCTCACAAGCATTACAGCTCCACCCCTTCATCAGGTGCACAGGACCTGCATGGGCTGAAGTTCTCCATGTGTTTGCAGCGGTTGGCAGAGGTCAGCTACAGCAATGGAGGAGTGGTACCCTCTCCGTCTCCCTCTCCACCAGCTGCTTTGCCTTTTCCACACTCCACTCCACCACACCACACAGCCTTCTTCTGTGAGGTGTGCAGCCAGGGCTTTCAGTCTCTGCGCAGCCTGTCTGCCCATCGTCGCACTCACGCCTGTGATAGACCCTATCATTGTGGCCTGTGCCAGCTCACTTTTGCCCAGAGCGGGGAACTGGCACGTCACATGAGGAGCCACCGCCGCCCTGCTGGACAGGAAATGTCTGATCCCACCCCTGCCAGTACTGATGAGGACAGAAAGCTTTCTGCACAGGGAGATAATGATATTTCCAATGTTGTGGGGCATCAAGTAGCTGGCATGGAGGCAGGGAAGCACCCAGCAGGTAACAACTTGATCTTAATGTCCTCACAGTCCAGGGTTCCAGATCGTAATCTGTTGCGGTACTGTCAGCCTCAGAGAGATGCAGATGAAGAAGGTCATGGTGAACCCCAGCAGCCATCTCCATTTGGCAGCCCCTCGGAGGGCTCTCTGGAGAGTGGCGATACAGGTGGAAGTGGGGAGAGTGGGATCGCCAGTGGCAACTGCACACCAAAGCGTCCAGAGCGAGAAGATCGTCCTCAAGGTGAGTGGGAAACCGACAGAGAGGTGGAGGCTGTGGAAATGGTCCAGGATTGGCAACGAGAGAACGAAAGGAGGAAGGTCACTATTGTTGGGGgtaagaagaagaaagaagaagcCTGTGAGTTTTGCGGGAAGTGTTTCCGTAACAGCAGCAACTTGACAGTGCACCGACGCAGCCACACAGGTGAGAGGCCATATCGATGTGGCCTGTGCAGCTATGCTTGCGCACAGAGCAGCAAGCTTACAAGGCACATGAAGACGCATGGTGCACGTGGGCTACGCGCCGCCTTCCAGTGCCAGTTGTGTTCAGTCCCTTTTACTGTCTATGCCACACTGGAGAAGCACCTGAAGAAGGTCCATGGACTCACCCACGCTAGTGCTGGGGCCTACAGCCAAAGCCCAATTGCTGATTACAGCATCAGAATAGAGGAAGACTCCATCAGTGATAAATCAGCGGTTTCAATTACAACCCTCACAGAATCCAATGTGGACATATCAGAGAACCTGCAAGAGGAGGCCAGTGTTGATCTTGATGAGCCACCTACCTCTGAAGAAACCAGCAGTATTGTAGCGCTGGGTCAAACCACAGTATAA